From a single Brassica oleracea var. oleracea cultivar TO1000 chromosome C5, BOL, whole genome shotgun sequence genomic region:
- the LOC106295781 gene encoding subtilisin-like protease SBT1.1, producing the protein MLFFPFCDNRPMMFIRSLLFLFFLFFTSNASSFKQTYVIHTVKTNTKDIVSSLLNSLQTDSNIQDDNDFALPEIHYIYENAMSGFSATLTDDQLETVKNSRGFISAYPDELLSLHTTHSHEFLGLEFGIRLWNETSLSSDVIIGLVDTGISPEHVSFRDTHMPPVPSRWRGSCDEGTNFSSSSCNKKIIGAGAYYKGYESIVGKINETTDFRSARDAQGHGTHTASTAAGDIVRKASYFGVAKGRFASGMRFSSRIAAYKACWALGCASTDVLAAIDRAILDGVDVISLSLGGSSRPFYVDPIAIAAFGAMQKNVFVSCSAGNSGPAKSTVSNGAPWLMTVAASYTDRTFPAIVRIGTGKKIVGSSLYKGRGFENLSLAFNTTAGGGSGAEFCIRNSLRRELVEGKIVICLRGAGGRTTKGEEVKQNGGVAMLLVSRVTEGEELLADPHVLPAVSIGYSDGVVLLKYIAGGGGTANATVASIGFRGTEYGARAPIVAAFSSRGPSVAGPEIVKPDISAPGLNILAGWSPFSSPSLLRSDQRRVQFNIISGTSMACPHVSGIAALIKSVHGDWSPAMIKSALLTTASTTDNRNQPIGDMGAGPNSAATAFDFGAGHVDPTRAVDPGLVYDLSTVDYLNYLCSLDYTSERILLFSGTNYTCPASPGDLNYPSFAVNLANGAKLKTVRSYRRTVTNVGSPACEYMAHVEEPKGVEVRVEPKVLKFQKVRERLSYTVTFAAEASRNSSSSFGALVWISDKHKVRSPLAVTWE; encoded by the exons ATGCTCTTCTTTCCCTTTTGCGATAACCGTCCCATGATGTTCATCAGATCATTACTCTTCCTCTTTTTCCTTTTCTTCACATCAAATGCTTCGTCCTTTAAACAAACCTACGTGATCCACACTGTCAAAACCAATACCAAAGACATCGTTTCTTCGCTTCTGAATTCACTCCAAACAGATAGTAATATCCAAGACGACAATGATTTTGCCCTCCCCGAGATCCACTATATTTACGAGAATGCAATGTCCGGTTTCTCCGCGACTCTCACCGACGACCAGCTCGAGACAGTGAAGAACTCACGAGGGTTTATCTCGGCGTATCCAGACGAGCTCCTGTCTCTACACACAACCCATTCTCACGAGTTTCTTGGTCTCGAGTTTGGGATCAGACTTTGGAACGAGACGAGTCTATCTTCCGACGTTATCATCGGCCTTGTGGACACAGGGATCTCGCCGGAGCACGTGAGCTTCCGAGACACGCACATGCCTCCAGTCCCGTCTAGATGGAGAGGTTCGTGCGATGAAGGCACAAACTTCTCTTCTTCGTCGTGTAACAAGAAGATCATTGGAGCTGGCGCGTATTACAAAGGCTACGAATCCATCGTTGGAAAAATCAACGAAACCACTGACTTCAG GTCGGCACGAGATGCACAAGGACACGGGACGCATACGGCATCTACAGCTGCGGGAGACATTGTCCGGAAAGCGAGTTATTTCGGGGTAGCAAAAGGCCGTTTCGCTTCAGGAATGAGGTTTAGTTCGAGGATCGCTGCTTACAAAGCTTGTTGGGCGTTAGGTTGCGCCAGCACCGACGTATTGGCAGCCATTGACCGAGCCATCTTAGACGGTGTCGATGTGATCTCTCTCTCGCTAGGTGGTTCTTCACGTCCGTTCTACGTCGACCCTATCGCCATCGCTGCGTTTGGAGCGATGCAGAAGAACGTTTTCGTATCTTGCTCTGCTGGTAACTCGGGTCCAGCTAAATCCACAGTGAGTAACGGAGCCCCTTGGTTGATGACTGTTGCCGCTAGTTATACTGACAGAACGTTTCCGGCGATTGTCCGTATCGGGACCGGTAAAAAGATAGTTGGATCGTCCTTGTACAAAGGGAGAGGCTTTGAGAATCTGTCTTTAGCGTTTAACACAACGGCCGGAGGAGGAAGCGGGGCCGAGTTCTGTATTAGGAACTCGCTCAGGAGAGAACTTGTCGAGGGTAAAATCGTCATTTGCTTGAGAGGAGCCGGCGGCAGAACGACCAAGGGAGAAGAGGTGAAACAGAACGGCGGCGTAGCGATGCTTCTGGTGAGCAGAGTGACGGAAGGAGAGGAGCTCCTAGCTGATCCTCACGTTTTACCGGCGGTCTCTATCGGATATTCTGACGGAGTAGTCTTGCTGAAGTACATCGCCGGCGGAGGTGGTACGGCAAACGCCACCGTCGCATCAATTGGATTCAGAGGAACAGAGTACGGTGCGAGAGCTCCGATCGTCGCGGCGTTCTCATCCAGGGGACCTAGTGTCGCCGGGCCGGAAATAGTTAAACCGGACATTTCAGCGCCCGGTTTGAACATCCTAGCCGGTTGGTCGCCGTTCTCGAGCCCTAGCCTCCTAAGATCAGACCAGAGGCGCGTCCAGTTCAACATCATCTCTGGAACCTCCATGGCTTGTCCACACGTCAGCGGAATCGCCGCTCTAATCAAATCTGTTCACGGCGACTGGTCACCGGCGATGATTAAATCGGCGCTCTTGACGACGGCGAGTACAACGGACAACAGGAATCAACCGATCGGAGATATGGGCGCGGGACCCAATTCGGCGGCAACAGCTTTTGATTTTGGAGCTGGACACGTGGATCCAACCAGAGCGGTAGATCCAGGACTGGTATACGACCTCTCAACCGTCGACTATCTGAACTACTTGTGCAGCTTAGATTACACGAGCGAGAGGATACTCTTGTTCTCCGGCACCAACTACACGTGTCCTGCTAGTCCTGGTGATTTGAACTATCCGTCCTTCGCCGTTAACTTGGCCAATGGCGCGAAGTTGAAAACGGTGAGATCATATAGGAGGACCGTGACGAACGTTGGGTCGCCGGCGTGTGAGTATATGGCTCACGTTGAGGAACCAAAAGGTGTGGAGGTGAGGGTGGAGCCCAAGGTTCTAAAGTTCCAAAAGGTTCGTGAGAGGCTGAGTTATACGGTGACGTTCGCTGCAGAAGCATCAAGAAACTCATCTTCTTCATTTGGAGCTTTGGTTTGGATATCTGACAAGCACAAGGTCAGAAGCCCACTTGCGGTGACGTGGGAGTGA
- the LOC106294985 gene encoding (+)-neomenthol dehydrogenase isoform X2 — translation MRRRVSKLSKSSRERMVFLIKPSSFTYLMSPIQTASLLLLPLLSPTLGNSIFWQVNNAGVGGANVNVDVLKSQIAEAGAPTDISKIMSDTYEIVEEAIRTNYYGVKRMCEAMIPLLEASDSPRIVSIASTMGMLQNVSNEWAKGVLGDAENLTLEKIDEVMNEYLKDYREGSLQDKGWPTVMSGYILSKAGVIALTRVLAKQNKTIIINCVCPGFVNTEINFNTGILTVEEGAASPVKLALVPNGHPSGLFFDRTNVSNF, via the exons ATGAGAAGAAGGGTCTCGAAGCTGTCGAAAAGCTCAAGAGAGAGAATGGTTTTTCTGATCAAGCCATCCTCTTTCACCTACTTGATGTCTCCAATCCAGACAGCATCGCTTCTCTTGCTTCCTTTGTTAAGTCCCACTTTGGGAAACTCGATATTCTGG CAGGTTAATAATGCCGGAGTTGGAGGGGCGAATGTTAATGTTGATGTTCTTAAATCTCAAATTGCTGAG GCTGGTGCACCGACCGATATTTCAAAGATAATGAGCGATACATATGAGATAGTGGAGGAGGCAATCAGGACGAACTACTACGGGGTAAAGCGAATGTGCGAGGCCATGATTCCTCTCCTTGAAGCTTCTGATTCCCCAAGAATCGTCAGCATTGCTTCCACCATGGGAATGTTACAG AATGTGTCAAATGAATGGGCAAAAGGAGTGCTGGGTGATGCTGAGAATCTAACTTTAGAGAAAATAGATGAAGTGATGAACGAGTACCTCAAGGATTACAGAGAAGGCTCATTACAAGACAAAGGCTGGCCGACAGTAATGTCTGGATACATACTATCGAAAGCTGGAGTGATCGCACTGACACGAGTTTTGGCAAAGCAGAACAAAACAATCATCATCAACTGCGTTTGTCCTGGTTTCGTAAACACAGAGATCAACTTCAACACTGGGATTTTGACAGTTGAAGAAGGCGCTGCAAGTCCTGTGAAGCTGGCTTTGGTCCCTAATGGGCACCCATCTGGTCTTTTCTTTGACCGCACCAATGTCTCCAACTTTTGA
- the LOC106294983 gene encoding armadillo repeat-containing protein 3, producing MGTMAELGSMGKFEEQQQAKQIVLYRESAEEWLSHVHSLIPSVLQKAKTVPNFTGRWKTIISKIQQIPGCLSDLSSHPCFSKNKLCNEQLQSVAKTLNEAMELAELCSADEYEGKLRMQSDLDALSGKLDLNLRDCMVLIKTGVLGEATLPLYISSSSETPKMSSLKELLARLQIGHLESKHNALENLIRVMEEDEKMVMPLMGRGNVAALVQLLTGCTRIREKAVTLISVLAESGHCDEWLVSEGVLPPLVRLVESGSLEAKEKAAIAIQRLSITEENAREIAGQGGIRPLIELCKTGDSVSQAASAAALKNVSGVAELRQLLGEEGMVRVSIDLLNNGILLGCREHMAQCLQNLSAASESLREEIVSEGGVPSLLAYIDGPLPQEPAVTALRNLIPSVNTETWAALNLLPRLAHVLMSGSLGAQQAAASAICRFGSSPEAKRLVGESGCVPAMVKLLESKSNGCREAAAQAIAGLVTEGRVRRELRKEGKSVTNLVMLLDSNPGNTAKKYAVAGLLGLAGSEKSKKVMVSYGAIGYLKKLSEMEVMGADKLLEKLDRGKLRSFFHRR from the coding sequence ATGGGAACGATGGCAGAATTAGGAAGCATGGGAAAGTTTGAAGAGCAGCAACAGGCTAAACAGATAGTCTTATACAGAGAATCAGCTGAAGAATGGCTATCCCACGTCCATTCTCTCATCCCATCAGTCCTCCAAAAAGCCAAAACGGTTCCCAATTTCACAGGAAGATGGAAGACCATCATCTCCAAGATCCAACAGATCCCAGGCTGTTTATCCGACCTCTCAAGCCACCCTTGTTTCTCCAAGAACAAGCTCTGCAACGAGCAGTTGCAATCCGTGGCTAAAACACTCAACGAAGCCATGGAGCTCGCGGAGTTGTGTTCAGCTGACGAATACGAAGGGAAGCTGCGTATGCAGAGCGATCTCGATGCTTTGTCTGGAAAACTGGATTTGAATCTAAGAGACTGCATGGTTTTGATCAAGACGGGAGTTCTAGGCGAAGCTACGTTGCCTCTATACATCTCAAGCTCATCGGAAACACCCAAAATGTCAAGTCTAAAGGAACTCTTGGCGAGGCTTCAGATAGGTCACTTGGAATCAAAACACAACGCACTCGAAAACCTGATTCGGGTGATGGAAGAAGACGAGAAGATGGTGATGCCTTTGATGGGAAGGGGCAACGTAGCAGCTTTGGTTCAGCTGTTAACAGGTTGTACAAGAATCAGAGAAAAGGCGGTGACTCTGATCAGCGTACTAGCGGAATCAGGACACTGCGACGAATGGCTCGTCTCCGAAGGCGTGCTGCCTCCTCTGGTGAGGCTAGTCGAATCAGGAAGCCTCGAAGCCAAGGAGAAAGCTGCGATCGCGATCCAGAGACTGTCGATAACAGAGGAAAACGCGCGGGAAATCGCAGGGCAGGGAGGAATCAGGCCGCTGATCGAGCTCTGCAAAACGGGGGACTCGGTGTCGCAAGCCGCTTCAGCAGCTGCGCTGAAGAACGTATCGGGAGTAGCGGAGCTGAGGCAGTTGCTGGGGGAAGAAGGGATGGTGAGAGTGTCGATAGATCTTCTAAACAACGGGATACTGTTGGGATGCAGAGAACACATGGCTCAGTGTTTGCAGAATCTCTCTGCAGCGAGCGAATCTCTACGCGAAGAAATTGTTTCGGAAGGCGGAGTCCCGAGCCTCTTGGCTTATATCGACGGCCCTCTGCCGCAAGAACCGGCGGTTACCGCGCTGAGAAATCTAATCCCGTCGGTAAATACAGAGACGTGGGCGGCTCTCAACTTGCTTCCACGATTAGCGCACGTGCTAATGTCAGGCTCTTTAGGCGCGCAACAAGCAGCGGCGTCTGCGATCTGTCGATTCGGTAGCTCACCGGAGGCGAAGAGACTAGTGGGAGAATCAGGGTGCGTTCCGGCGATGGTGAAGCTTCTGGAATCGAAATCAAACGGGTGTAGAGAAGCGGCGGCTCAAGCGATTGCCGGACTGGTGACGGAGGGCAGAGTAAGAAGGGAGCTGAGGAAAGAGGGGAAGAGCGTGACGAACCTGGTGATGCTGCTGGATTCGAACCCTGGAAACACGGCCAAGAAGTACGCCGTGGCGGGGCTATTGGGATTGGCCGGGAGCGAGAAGAGTAAGAAAGTGATGGTCTCGTACGGAGCTATCGGTTATCTGAAGAAGCTCTCGGAAATGGAAGTGATGGGCGCTGATAAACTTCTCGAGAAGCTTGACAGAGGAAAGCTCAGAAGCTTCTTTCACCGCCGGTAA
- the LOC106294985 gene encoding (+)-neomenthol dehydrogenase isoform X1 gives MADSRVAVVSGSNKGIGFEICRQLAKNGMTVILTARDEKKGLEAVEKLKRENGFSDQAILFHLLDVSNPDSIASLASFVKSHFGKLDILVNNAGVGGANVNVDVLKSQIAEAGAPTDISKIMSDTYEIVEEAIRTNYYGVKRMCEAMIPLLEASDSPRIVSIASTMGMLQNVSNEWAKGVLGDAENLTLEKIDEVMNEYLKDYREGSLQDKGWPTVMSGYILSKAGVIALTRVLAKQNKTIIINCVCPGFVNTEINFNTGILTVEEGAASPVKLALVPNGHPSGLFFDRTNVSNF, from the exons ATGGCAGACTCAAG AGTTGCAGTTGTAAGTGGTTCGAACAAAGGGATTGGGTTTGAGATCTGCAGGCAACTTGCTAAAAATGGGATGACTGTGATTCTAACAGCTAGAGATGAGAAGAAGGGTCTCGAAGCTGTCGAAAAGCTCAAGAGAGAGAATGGTTTTTCTGATCAAGCCATCCTCTTTCACCTACTTGATGTCTCCAATCCAGACAGCATCGCTTCTCTTGCTTCCTTTGTTAAGTCCCACTTTGGGAAACTCGATATTCTG GTTAATAATGCCGGAGTTGGAGGGGCGAATGTTAATGTTGATGTTCTTAAATCTCAAATTGCTGAG GCTGGTGCACCGACCGATATTTCAAAGATAATGAGCGATACATATGAGATAGTGGAGGAGGCAATCAGGACGAACTACTACGGGGTAAAGCGAATGTGCGAGGCCATGATTCCTCTCCTTGAAGCTTCTGATTCCCCAAGAATCGTCAGCATTGCTTCCACCATGGGAATGTTACAG AATGTGTCAAATGAATGGGCAAAAGGAGTGCTGGGTGATGCTGAGAATCTAACTTTAGAGAAAATAGATGAAGTGATGAACGAGTACCTCAAGGATTACAGAGAAGGCTCATTACAAGACAAAGGCTGGCCGACAGTAATGTCTGGATACATACTATCGAAAGCTGGAGTGATCGCACTGACACGAGTTTTGGCAAAGCAGAACAAAACAATCATCATCAACTGCGTTTGTCCTGGTTTCGTAAACACAGAGATCAACTTCAACACTGGGATTTTGACAGTTGAAGAAGGCGCTGCAAGTCCTGTGAAGCTGGCTTTGGTCCCTAATGGGCACCCATCTGGTCTTTTCTTTGACCGCACCAATGTCTCCAACTTTTGA
- the LOC106294394 gene encoding K(+) efflux antiporter 1, chloroplastic-like isoform X3, whose translation MDFSRPSLVRGGMSYRLPSRFRSPTHAGIIFPRFWDYSNPLRRNVLPSATLTLNTPPSRVFSSKPTLVSFGFRSHSLADARNVETNVHDEENESDSLEELRELLHKATEELEVARLNSTMFDDKAQRISETAIALKDQAASVWLQVNNTLDLIRDTVDEESLAKEAVHKATMALSLAEARLRVVEESLESNGILEPSPEPEITDLLKDKEEALLAAKDDIKECQLNLASCEAQLRALQSKKEELQKEVDKLNDFAETIQINALKAEEDVANIMKLAEQAVAFELEATQRVNDAEIALQRAEKSISQKPEEAQGQLSDEETPLQDEVVLSSNIQSGSHEAERDSQIHEDLSAVQNTADHLPDNVGQKAQKLTQSYDSNGHENGKPSVESSEVLASDSEKSKIPKKQETQKDLPKEGSSLNASKASFNKSSRFFSASFFSSNSDGKTTVFASLVDSVKQQWPKLVLGVALLGAGLTLYSNGVGGNNQLLQQPDVISTSTEDVSSNKKPLIRQVQKLPKRIKKLLEMIPHQEVNEEEASLLDFLFLLLASVIFVPLFQKIPGGSPVLGYLAAGILIGPYGLSIIRNVHATKAIAEFGVVFLLFNIGLELSVERLSSMKKYVFGLGSAQVLVTAAVVGLIAHYVAGQAGPAAIVIGNGLALSSTAVVLQVLQERGESTSRHGRATFSVLLFQDLAVVVLLILIPLISPNSSKGGIGFQAIAEALGLAAVKAAVAITAIIAGGRLFLRPIYKQVAENRNAEIFSANTLLVILGTSLLTARAGLSMALGAFLAGLLLAETEFSLQVESDIAPYRGLLLGLFFMTVGMSIDPKLLLSNFPVVLGTLGVLIVGKTILVVIMGKLFGISIISAIRAGLLLAPGGEFAFVAFGEAVNQGIMSPQLSSLLFLVVGISMAITPWLAAGGQLIASRFELHDVRSLLPVESETDDLQDHIIICGFGRVGQIIAQLLSERLIPFVALDVSSDRVTIARSMDLPVYFGDAGSREVLHKIGAERACAAVVALDAPGTNYRCVWALSKYYPNVKTFVRAHDVVHGLNLEKAGATAVVPETLEPSLQLAAAVLAQAKLPTSEIANTINEFRTRHLSELTELSEASGSSLGYGFSRTTSKPKAQESDASEENQIMEGGGTLAV comes from the exons ATGGATTTTTCGCGTCCGAGTTTGGTTCGTGGAGGTATGAGTTACCGCTTGCCTTCTCGGTTCAGAAGTCCCACCCATGCTGGAATCATCTTCCCCAGATTTTGGGATTATTCTAATCCACTGAGGAGGAATGTCTTACCAAGTGCTACTTTGACTTTGAATACTCCTCCTTCAAGAGTTTTTAGTTCAAAGCCAACACTAGTCTCCTTTGGATTTAGGTCACATTCTCTAGCTGATGCTCGCAATGTTGAAACTAATGTTCACGATGAAGAAAACGAATCTGACAGTCTGGAGGAACTCAGAGAGTTACTTCACAAGGCTACCGAAGAATTGGAAGTTGCCAGGCTCAATAGTACCATGTTCGACGATAAGGCTCAGAGGATTTCTGAAACTGCCATCGCTCTCAAGGATCAAGCCGCTAGTGTTTGGCTTCAGGTTAACAATACTCTTGATCTCATCCGAGACACTGTTGATGAGGAATCTCTTGCTAAAGAAGCTGTTCATAAGGCTACTATGGCCTTATCTCTCGCTGAAGCAAGGCTTCGTGTTGTAGAGGAATCTCTTGAAAGTAATGGTATTCTAGAACCCTCTCCAGAGCCTGAAATAACAGATCTTCTTAAAGACAAGGAGGAAGCCCTTTTAGCTGCCAAGGATGACATCAAAGAATGCCAACTCAACTTAGCAAGTTGTGAAGCTCAACTGAGGGCTTTGCAGAGCAAAAAAGAAGAGCTGCAGAAGGAAGTCGACAAGTTGAATGACTTCGCTGAGACCATACAGATCAATGCCTTGAAAGCAGAAGAGGACGTTGCTAATATCATGAAATTGGCTGAACAAGCTGTCGCTTTTGAGCTTGAGGCTACTCAACGTGTTAATGATGCAGAGATTGCTTTGCAGAGAGCTGAGAAGTCCATCTCCCAGAAACCAGAAGAAGCTCAAGGACAACTCTCCGATGAAGAAACTCCCCTCCAGGATGAGGTGGTACTCTCAAGTAATATCCAAAGTGGCAGCCATGAGGCTGAAAGAGATTCACAAATACATGAAGATCTCTCAGCGGTACAGAACACAGCTGATCATTTGCCTGATAATGTTGGTCAGAAGGCTCAAAAGCTAACGCAGTCTTATGATTCAAACGGTCATGAGAATGGAAAGCCAAGTGTAGAGTCTTCCGAAGTGTTGGCATCAGATTCTGAAAAGTCAAAGATTCCAAAGAAGCAAGAAACACAGAAAGATCTCCCAAAAGAGGGTTCTTCTCTTAATGCATCCAAGGCATCGTTTAATAAATCCTCTCGTTTCTTTTCTGCATCTTTCTTCTCTTCCAATTCAGATGGGAAAACGACTGTATTTGCGAGTCTGGTTGATTCTGTCAAACAACAATGGCCCAAGCTAGTTCTTGGGGTTGCACTTCTCGGAGCAGG ACTGACATTATACTCCAATGGAGTAGGCGGGAACAATCAGCTGCTTCAACAGCCAGATGTTATCAGCACTAGTACTGAAGATGTCTCTTCCAACAAGAAACCATTGATCCGGCAAGTGCAGAAACTTCCCAAGAGAATTAAGAAATTGCTTGAAATGATCCCTCACCAGGAG GTCAATGAGGAAGAAGCTTCGCTTCTTGATTTTTTGTTCTTACTGCTGGCAAGCGTCATATTTGTGCCTCTATTTCAGAAAATTCCTGGAG GCAGTCCTGTTCTTGGGTATTTGGCAGCTGGAATTCTGATTGGTCCTTATGGTCTTTCGATAATCCGTAATGTGCATGCAACCAAAGCCATTGCAGAATTTGGAGTTGTTTTCTTGCTTTTCAACATTGGCCTTGAG CTATCTGTTGAAAGACTGAGTTCCATGAAGAAATATGTTTTTGGATTAGGCTCCGCTCAG GTTCTGGTGACAGCAGCAGTAGTTGGATTGATTGCCCATTATGTTGCTGGTCAGGCTGGTCCAGCGGCAATAGTTATCGGAAACGGCCTGGCACTGTCCTCCACTGCTGTTGTCCTTCAG GTTCTACAAGAACGGGGTGAGAGCACATCTAGACATGGACGGGCTACATTTTCCGTCTTGCTTTTCCAG GATCTAGCTGTAGTTGTTTTACTGATTCTCATCCCACTTATTTCACCTAATTCATCTAAAGGAGGG ATTGGGTTTCAAGCCATTGCTGAAGCGCTTGGGCTTGCTGCAGTCAAAGCTGCAGTTGCTATTACTGCCATAATTGCTGGTGGCCGTCTT TTTCTTCGACCAATCTACAAGCAAGTTGCAGAAAATCGAAACGCCGAGATATTCTCTGCTAATACACTTCTTGTTATTCTTGGGACTAGTTTACTGACAGCTAGG GCTGGACTTTCCATGGCATTAGGAGCGTTTTTGGCTGGTTTACTCCTTGCGGAGACAGAATTTTCCTTGCAAGTAGAGTCAGATATTGCTCCTTATCGTGGTCTCCTGCTGGGGCTCTTCTTCATGACT GTTGGTATGTCTATAGATCCGAAACTTCTTCTTTCTAATTTCCCTGTCGTATTGGGGACTTTGGGGGTCCTGATAGTGGGCAAGACTATATTAGTCGTGATCATGGGCAAATTGTTCGGAATTTCAATCATATCTGCAATTAGAGCCGGACTTCTTCTTGCCCCAGGCGGAGAGTTTGCATTTGTTGCTTTTGGAGAAGCTGTCAATCAG GGTATAATGTCTCCTCAGTTGTCTTCGTTACTGTTTCTTGTGGTGGGAATCTCAATGGCTATCACGCCTTGGTTAGCTGCTGGTGGCCAGTTAATTGCATCCCGGTTTGAGTTGCATGATGTTCGAAGTTTATTGCCGGTTGAAAGTGAG ACGGATGATTTGCAAGACCACATAATTATTTGCGGATTTGGACGAGTTGGTCAG ATAATTGCTCAGCTTCTTTCAGAAAGACTTATCCCATTCGTTGCCCTAGATGTTAGCAG TGATAGAGTGACTATCGCCCGTTCCATGGATCTTCCTGTTTATTTTGGAGATGCTGGTAGTAGAGAG GTTCTCCACAAAATTGGAGCTGAGAGAGCATGTGCTGCTGTGGTTGCTTTAGACGCACCAGGAACAAATTACAGATGTGTGTGGGCTCTGAGCAAGTACTACCCCAACGTGAAGACATTTGTTCGTGCACACGATGTTGTTCATGGTCTTAATCTTGAAAAAGCTGGTGCTACTGCA GTTGTACCAGAGACTCTGGAGCCAAGTCTACAGTTGGCAGCTGCTGTTCTTGCTCAG GCCAAACTACCGACATCAGAAATAGCAAACACGATCAACGAGTTCAGAACCCGTCACCTGTCTGAACTAACGGAG CTAAGTGAAGCAAGCGGAAGCTCTCTGGGGTACGGCTTTTCGAGGACGACGAGTAAGCCAAAAGCTCAAGAGTCGGATGCATCTGAGGAGAACCAGATCATGGAAGGAGGTGGTACACTCGCGGTCTGA
- the LOC106293351 gene encoding uncharacterized protein LOC106293351, whose amino-acid sequence MGNRKPVAELIASLEQATLMSHQIGTAVERNQLLQISSSLRTAHHRLSTLLLSTVPSPASDNSVSSVDPMQLGEGEAEAMEDERDSAVEKVEEKMRECFIRNKRAKKRPLSPSSAVVETSATEERSSRDYYYGQFDLDPNASKLRALDLIYQFHG is encoded by the coding sequence ATGGGAAACAGAAAGCCAGTAGCTGAGCTGATAGCATCGCTGGAGCAAGCAACACTCATGTCTCATCAAATTGGAACCGCCGTGGAACGAAACCAGCTCCTTCAAATCTCCTCCTCTCTCCGCACAGCCCACCACCGCCTCTCCACCTTGCTCTTGTCCACCGTTCCATCGCCGGCATCTGATAACTCTGTCTCCTCCGTCGATCCGATGCAATTAGGGGAGGGCGAGGCTGAAGCGATGGAAGATGAGAGAGACTCGGCGGTGGAGAAGGTGGAGGAGAAGATGAGAGAGTGTTTTATAAGGAACAAGAGGGCCAAGAAGCGGCCACTGTCTCCGTCGTCTGCGGTGGTGGAGACTTCGGCGACAGAAGAGAGGAGTAGCCGTGATTATTATTACGGGCAGTTCGATTTGGACCCAAATGCCTCCAAGTTGAGAGCTTTGGATCTTATCTACCAATTCCATGGATGA